Genomic DNA from Setaria italica strain Yugu1 chromosome V, Setaria_italica_v2.0, whole genome shotgun sequence:
GCCTGTAAAGTAATCTGATCGTTGCTAGAAAAAGAAGCTGCGAAATTGTCCCCAAGTCGTCTCTGAGACttcaaaattatttcaaattCATTCATTTTTTTCGAAGTAATGGTAGGAGAATTATCCAGATTTAGTCTTTTGTTTGCTAAACTGCAACTGTAGCAAATTGCAAACAAATTTTTAGCCTTTTTCAAACCTACCTGTCTAGGTGATTTTGGTGCTATTTCAGTTAGCAGACCAGATGCTGGTGTTACGTGTCAATAGTTTTAGTGGAATTCACCACAGCAACAGCTGTGACAAGAGCATTGATTAACTCACTTTAAATATTGGGGCAGGCTAGTGATAAAACCCAACATGAGCCACATGGACCgaagagaaagcaagaaagaaaaagatactGATACAATTAAGAACAATAGTATAGTTTATTGGAACCATTTGCCTTATCCTTTGTTCAAAGCATTTACCTTTAATGTAATTCTCATACCCTTTTTGTTCTCTAATTCAAATGTTGACTATGGTTTTGTCTGTTGTAGCCCTCCCCAACAACATTTGGTGAGGTTTTCCAGTGCATGTTTGATTACATCGACAGACTGTTCGTCATGGTTCGCCCTCGGAGGCTTTTGTACATGGCCATCGGTATGTATTCCACGGCTAGAGTGGAGGAAATTTTGTTGCTATTCCACCTATTAATTCTAGTGCCATGTGAACCAGTGGAGATTCTCTTGCTGTACGTGTGTGCAGAAGTCAGGATTCTGTATATTTCTGTTAGATATTGTTGTGGATGTCAGATATTACTATGTACTTGTAGACTGCCTTGTCATAAGTACATAAGCTTTTGTGCTTTGATGAAAGTTTGTTTGACTTGTTGTCATATGTAGTAATTTGTTTCTGCTCGTTTGGAATAAGCATGTCCTCTGAATTACATGATCAATGTTCCTATACCTGTGATCATATTCATTTCATGGCTGCTCATAATTGTAACTGTGGTACAATGGTTTACAGATGGTGTGGCTCCTCGTGCGAAGATGAACCAGCAGCGCTCTAGACGATTCAGAGCTGCAAAAGATGCAGCGGATGCGGTTAGTATTCTACTGAAACTATCTTCCTTTGGTCTGTGTGTGATTGCATACTGCCCTTTTACCCATTATTTTTGGCAGTTGCAATGCAACCATTTTATTGCAATCACAGTTCAATATTCATGTGCCCCCAGGCTGCAGAAGAAGAACGGCTACGTGAAGAGTTTGAGAGGGAAGGCAGAAAACTTCCTCCAAAACAGCAATCACAAACATGTGATTCCAATGTTATTACTCCAGGGACTGAGTTTATGGCTGTTTTATCAGTTGCTTTGCAGTATTACATCCATCTCAGGTTGAATTATGATCCTGGATGGAAACAAATTAAAGTAAGTATAAGCTGATCCTGCTTTAACTTTTTATTTTCTACCAACGCTTTCAATCAGTCTCCTCTATCAGATTATTTTCCTTGTTGAGAAAGGCTGCCACTAACCTCAGAAAACCTGAATGCAATAAAGCCAGTTATGTTCTAATTAAGGTCTTTTGAAGGTTATTTTGTCTGATGCCAATGTTCCTGGTGAAGGGGAACATAAAATTATGTCGTACATTCGTGGCCAACGGAATCTGTCTGGTTTTAACCCAAATACACGCCATTGCCTGTATGGCCTGGTATGTTTGACAAAactatattattttttatgtaGGTTATTTTTGTTCTATTTCTTCTAGCCCTGCTAATTCAGCTTCATATACTCATAAATGCAGGATGCAGATCTGATCATGTTAGCTTTAGCAACACATGAAGTACACTTCTCAATACTGAGAGAGGTTAGCTGTCCTTAATGCGGATTATATATGCTTTTAAATGTTTATATGTATTATTGTCTTTGTTCAAGAAATTAGAGTTTGCTCTATGTTCCCCTGTTGTCTAagttattttttgtttgcagaATTTGTATTATCAGCTGTCCCTGCAttgttattctttttctttgaagcTATGCCTTAATGACTCGCTTGTTTTTGTGTTTGCAGGTAGTTTATACACCTGGACAGCAGGATAAATGCTTCTTGTGTGGTCAGGTGGGACATTTAGCAGCAAACTGTGAAGGAAAGGTGAAAAGAAAAGCTGGGGAGTTTGATGAGAAGGGTGATGCTATTGTTCCCAAGAAGCCTTATCAGGTTATAATGACATATATTGTCTGTTGTAACATATGGTTTTGTAAGACATTTAGATGAATTCATTGAATACCTTTGTGTTTGTTTCTGTACTTCCACAGTTCTTGAATATATGGACCCTTCGGGAGTACTTAGAATATGAGTTCAGAATGCCAAACCCACCCTTCCAAATTGATTTTGAACGCATTGTTGATGATTTCATCTTCATGTGCTTCTTTGTTGGCAACGATTTTCTTCCACATATGCCAACACTAGAGATCCGTGAGGTATGTTTCCTGTTTGTGCTTCACTGTTTGACACATCCATCTTTGCACCTAGTACATTTCAAGTTTCTGCTGCTGCTACACTGGatcttttttattcttttaaaCTTCTGTAAGCTTGTCTTGATGCTTGCAGTTCACTCCTAAATTTGTCATACATTCATACTGATGTCCTGGTTTTCTGCAGGGAGCTATTAATTTGCTAATGGCAGTAtacaagaaggaatttccctcAATGGGTGGCTATTTAACTGATTCTTGCACGGTAATCAAAGTTCATTTCGGTCGGAGTTAGTGTCGCAGCAGATTCAGAAATTGATCCACTCCGGTACTAAATAGTAACTTTGCTTCTTCTTTCGTGGTTTAGCCTGATCTGAATAGAGTTGAACACTTCATTCAAGCAGTTGGTTCCTATGAGGATAAAATATTTCAGAAAAGAGCCCGTTTGCATCAGGTACACGAGGATGACTATGTTTGTTTCTCTCTTGTAGACTTAATTATTTGAACTACAACTAGCATACAAACAAACAACAACAGTGAAGCCCTTTAGTCCCAAGCAAATTGAGTTATGCTAGAAATGAAACCGAAGAAGAGCCACCAACAAAGAGGCTCTTAGTCCCTTTTTGAATGTAATGTTTCCTTTAGGTTCAGATTTCTAACTGTACTGTTCCATGTGGTAGAAGAAAATCATCTGGAAATGGGTTTTTGTTCTGTATTGCAGAATTTGAATATATTAGCCATGAATTTTAATTGCAGAGTACTATATTTGTAGGGGTTAGCTTGCATGCCCCTTTGCATGTATGACCTACTTTTCTAAATCTTCTGTAACAAGGCAATTTGAAGTCCTGTGCAAAAAGTTagcaaaccttttttttttctgcattgGTTCTGGCCTCGTCGAAAAATTCTATATAAGAATCAGGCATTTCCACTTACAATTTTGCAATCATATTCCCCTGTTGTAGCGTCAAGCAGAAAGAATTAAACGAGAAAAGGCCCAAGCTAAGCGGGGTGATGATCTGGATCCTCATGTTAGGGACGATCTTATTGTACCTGTTCAACGTTTTCAAGGGTCTCGCCTGGCCTCTGGGGCTGTACCTGCACCATATGAGCAGAATGGATCTCACAAAGACAACAAAGAAATGAACAATCGAGCTCGGAAAGCTGCGCGAGTATCAACGTCAGGTTCCAGCATTGCTGCAGCCATAGTTGAAGCTGAAAATGACCTTGAAGCCCAAGTAATTCTTCCCATATGGCTTGAGAAGATCTTATATGTACTTACAAATACTTCTTGTAATTTCACCTGACATTCATGATGACTTTCTTAGGAACGTGAAAACAAAGAAGAACTGAAGTCAATGCTTAAAGATGCACTTCGAGAGAAGTCAGATATTTTTAATTCTGAAAATCCAGAGGAGGATAAGGTATGTCTTCTAAATCATTGGTTATTTGTGAACAGATCATATGCTGTTGTGGCATCAGATTGATGTGGTTAACCTAAAACAATTTGCTAGCATATTATATGATATGGCAAATTACTAAATATTGATGAACACCATCACTTAGTAAAAACACCATAGACTATCTGTATTGATTTTCCTAAAAAAGATTAGTCCCACATTTTGGATGATAATAAGCAATATTGTGAAATTTAGCGCACTAATTCACTATTAACCTATTAATTTCACATGTTACATGTTTTAAATTAATATGAAacattatcttttttttatgtTCAGGTGAAACTTGGAGAACCGGGATGGAGGGAAAGGTACTATGAAGAGAAATTTGGGGCAAGAACACCTGAACAGATTGAAGAAATACGGAGAGATGTCGTAAGTTTCTCATTAGTAGCACAAGGCAATATCTATTTGTAGGAATAAAATAGGGATTGGTTTTTCTGTTACAGTAGCTTTGTTGACTTTGGCAtacccaacttgcttggggCTAATGGGCTAATGGCTttgttgatgctgctgctgctgctactcgcTTTAACTTTGACAGAATACTTATTTGGTTCCTTTTAGAGAATGTTACCATAGCAACCAGCTTAAATCTTATAGCTATATAATAATATAATCTTGTATGATGCCCTCTCTTAGGTTCTCAAATACACTGAAGGTTTGTGTTGGGTAATGCACTACTATTACGAAGGGGTCTGCTCATGGCAATGGTAATTTAGCTTGCTCAAGTTGGCCAAATATATCAAATTATGTAAATGCTCATTTGCGTGATATTGGCAGGCCTGGTTACTTTTTCTGCCTGTGCTTCCAGTATCTCATTCTCTGATCTATTCTGTGTGTAGGTTCTATCCTTATCACTATGCTCCGTTCGCTTCGGATTTGAGGGATTTGGGTCAACTTGGTATTACATTTGAACTTGGGACACCGTTCAAACCTTTTGATCAGCTTATGGGGGTTTTCCCAGCTGCAAGGTGAGTATGCTGGGATCACATTTTTAGGCTCTTAGTTCCTTCAAGTATGGTGGAAAGTAATTTAACAGCTTTCACATTGAATTTGTAGTGCCCATGCACTGCCGCTACAGTATCGGCGACTGATGATGGATCCAAATTCACCAATAATTGACTTTTATCCTACTGGTATGCTGATTTTGTTAATATAACAACTACTATATATTATCGGATCCTTGATATTAGATTTTATCTGACACGTGTCCCCATTTACTATGCAGATTTTGAAGTAGATATGAATGGGAAGAGATATTCTTGGCAAGTAAGTTGTTCTTCAAAGagcatttttatatttttttgataTGTGCTTGTCTAATTAGTAACTGTAATATGTTTTGCAGGGAATTGCAAAATTGCCCTTTATCGATGAAGCTCGCTTATTGGCTGAGATAAAAAAAGTTGAGCATACTTTGACGGTATGGTGGTGAAACAGTTTGCTATTCATTTATGCTTGATGAGCCACAGGGAATAGGAATATTCTAAGACTTGCTTTGTTTTCATCTTCTGTGTAGCCTGAAGAAGCAAGGAGAAACAGTGTCATGTTCGATATGCTTTTTGTGAATGGATCACACCCGCTTTCTCCATATATCTACTCTCTCAACAGCAAATTTGGACATCTGCCTGACAAAGAGAGAaatgaaattaaagaaaagcttGATCCTTCTGCTAGGTAAGTTAAGCTTAATCAGGAAGACTATTTTGTTAATTTGTATCTGTCTTGCTGTTCTGTACCCATTCTGTCTTTTgttgtggtggactggtggggATGATGTTGTGTATAAATGAGTAAATCAGTGCTGAACCAGTTCACCTGCTGATTTAATCGGAAAAATGTGGCCAATTTCTACATGTGCTAAGAGAACTTTGTTTTTTCCCCCAGATATCTCTAACATCTGCTCATGTTTTGTACAGTGGAGGAATGAATGGCTACATAACTCTTTGCAGTGGGGATCCATGCCCTCCTATCTTTAGGTCTCCTGTGGATGGGCTGGAGGATATTATGGATAATCAAGTGATGTAAGCTTAACCCCTTTGCAACTTTGCCTGGCAATTATGGTATGATACTTATTAGTGGCTGTATTTAACATTAATGGCATTTGGATCAACCAGATGCTCGATCTACAAGCTTCCGGATCATCATAAGCACATAGCCCGGCCTCCAGCTGGTGTTATCATACCCAAGAAGGTTTGGAACTAGTACTTTAGTTTATAGCTGTGTGGCATAAGCATCATAATATTAATAGTGAATAAGCTTTCTCTTCAATCTATTCTACAGACTGTTGAAGCTGGGGATCTGAAACCACCTCCAGTGCTGTGGCATGAAGACAGCGGCAGGAGGCCTCATGATAATAGCAACAGGTATTTTGTCATCTCTTTTTGTTGTTTCTGTGGTGTTCCTGTGGACAAACTGGAAAGTCCTGATCTTGTACAATGGTTCTTAGGCACAACCCACCAGGAGCCATATCAGGCCGCCAACTTGGAGAGGCAGCCCACCGACTAGTTATAAACAGCTTAAATGCTCATGGTAGGGGGCAACATAATGGCCCATCAATGCCATATCAAACTATAATGAATGGCATGCACCATTTGAATGTAGTTCACCCTATTGGCAATCAAGGGATGCCTCCACGAGTGGAGCAGTCTGCTGGACGTCCTGGTTGGAATGTGCCTAGGGATGGTGTTCCTGATGGTCAAATACCAGCTTATGCATCATCAGGATCAGGTCATTATCAGTATGACAGATCAGGGCAATATGAACAAGGTAACCGAGGAAGGCAACAAAATCACCCATATGCAAGAGATGGCTACCATGATGCAAGAGGCAGGGTTCCACCTGCATATGGATACCAGCAGACTGGTGGCAACATGTATTCATCACAGCCTGTTGCTCTGCCACCGGGTCCTGGACTGTATGGGCAACAACCCCCATCAGCGTATCCTGGGGTTCGTGGTGGAGGTTACCAGCCCCCTCCATATGGTGGAGCCCAACAGTGGCAGCAACAACCATATAGTTCATATGCTGGAAGAGGGCCTTATGGAGGCGGACCACCACCCACAAGGGCTGATTCACGATCACAGCAATCACAGAACCGTTACGGTGCTTTGGACAGAAGTTCCAACCGGAGACCTCCATCTGGATATGGCCGATAAGAGATTCTGATTCAATTCCTGTTGTAGTTCAGACTTTGTTGTTAGTAGAGCTTCCCTTGTAAAATAGAGCAACTCAGCTAAGGCATAGGTGCATACAGCGTCTGCAAAGTCTGTTGATCTTCAAGCAGCTAGGCCGTGGCATCGAAGATTGAGAGAAGATTTTTATACTAGTGTTATTTACAGACCATCAGATACTGGTGATTGGTCGCCATTCTTTCATTTGTGGATCTCTTTCATTGAGAAGATGGCATATAAGCGCCCTGGGTTTAACAGGTTCAGTTGGTGGATATGATTGGAGGATGTTTACCAAGTTTTACCCAGAGGCTAGACAACATTTGGTGATTGATGTGCTCAGAAAATTTTTCTTAAGTTTTGGCCCATTTTGATATCAGATAAGTGTATGTATGAGTCCCAATTTTCAGTTTCGATGGGTGTATTCCAAATCATGTACAAACTCTAAGATGGCATTTATTAATGATAAGTGGGACTTCTTTTTTATCGGTGTTGTCGTGTTTTGGTGAGGAAGCTACGTTACGATCTGCTATCTGCCTATCTCATCATGTGCCGCTCCACTTGCACTTGGTATTGTCGTGGCATAGTGTGCAGTAGTTGATGCAATACTTTAGATTCAAGAGTGCCGAAGCTAATGGAGTGTCCGTGGATGCTTAACAATTGCATGGCGTTCTTTTAGAACTACCAGTTGCACGCCATATTGGTTGCGCTGCACTAGTGCGGCTGTGCCATCGGAGGGGGTCGGAACTGGTCGGACCTCTCGTCCCACGTTTGGGACGTTTGGTTTAAAAGAGAACTGGGTTGGGTTCAGCCCATATAAGAATATTCCTACGAGATTTGGGTCGAGGTAATTCCTCCAAAATCAAGGCACAGCGCCGACCCACATGCACGCCGTGCGTCTCCGTTAcctcgctcgcccgcccgccggtGCGCTCGCTGTCCCCGCCGGTTCCCCTGCCTCGCTCGCCGCCGGAGTCCTTGCCTCCCTGCCGGTTTCCCCTCCCTCGGTCGCCGCTGGAGCGCAAGGAGGAGCAAGCAGCCGGGGAGGAGAGAGCGGTCGGGGAGGGGAGCTCCGCCcgccggtggaggcggaggtcggCGCAGAGGGATGATTCAGGGGCGGAGGCGACTGCCGGGGAGGAGCGAGCGGCCGGGGAGGAGAGAGCAACCGGGTAGGGGAGCTCCGCCCGCCAGTggaggcggtggccggcgcAGAGGGAGgagtgggggcggaggcggccgacaGTGCGGGAGAAGCCGGGCTGCCGGGGAGGTGCGGCGTGAGGAAGGAGATAAGAAGCAACGcaggaagaaaaaaaacgacgccaggaagggaaaaaaaatgaggagaatgacaggtggggcccgcgGCTGACAAGTGGGGTCCActactaacggtgttaaaaggacatccatcccaaccctctcaACCTCTTCAACCAAATAAAAGACTGGGTCGACTCCAACCTACTCATCCAAACATGGGATGGGTCGACTCCAACCTAACCCATatcgtcccaaaaccaaacg
This window encodes:
- the LOC101753124 gene encoding 5'-3' exoribonuclease 3 isoform X1, translating into MGVPAFYRWLAEKYPMVVVDVVEEEAVEIEGVKVPVDTSKPNPNGLEFDNLYLDMNGIIHPCFHPEDRPSPTTFGEVFQCMFDYIDRLFVMVRPRRLLYMAIDGVAPRAKMNQQRSRRFRAAKDAADAAAEEERLREEFEREGRKLPPKQQSQTCDSNVITPGTEFMAVLSVALQYYIHLRLNYDPGWKQIKVILSDANVPGEGEHKIMSYIRGQRNLSGFNPNTRHCLYGLDADLIMLALATHEVHFSILREVVYTPGQQDKCFLCGQVGHLAANCEGKVKRKAGEFDEKGDAIVPKKPYQFLNIWTLREYLEYEFRMPNPPFQIDFERIVDDFIFMCFFVGNDFLPHMPTLEIREGAINLLMAVYKKEFPSMGGYLTDSCTPDLNRVEHFIQAVGSYEDKIFQKRARLHQRQAERIKREKAQAKRGDDLDPHVRDDLIVPVQRFQGSRLASGAVPAPYEQNGSHKDNKEMNNRARKAARVSTSGSSIAAAIVEAENDLEAQERENKEELKSMLKDALREKSDIFNSENPEEDKVKLGEPGWRERYYEEKFGARTPEQIEEIRRDVVLKYTEGLCWVMHYYYEGVCSWQWFYPYHYAPFASDLRDLGQLGITFELGTPFKPFDQLMGVFPAASAHALPLQYRRLMMDPNSPIIDFYPTDFEVDMNGKRYSWQGIAKLPFIDEARLLAEIKKVEHTLTPEEARRNSVMFDMLFVNGSHPLSPYIYSLNSKFGHLPDKERNEIKEKLDPSASGGMNGYITLCSGDPCPPIFRSPVDGLEDIMDNQVICSIYKLPDHHKHIARPPAGVIIPKKTVEAGDLKPPPVLWHEDSGRRPHDNSNRHNPPGAISGRQLGEAAHRLVINSLNAHGRGQHNGPSMPYQTIMNGMHHLNVVHPIGNQGMPPRVEQSAGRPGWNVPRDGVPDGQIPAYASSGSGHYQYDRSGQYEQGNRGRQQNHPYARDGYHDARGRVPPAYGYQQTGGNMYSSQPVALPPGPGLYGQQPPSAYPGVRGGGYQPPPYGGAQQWQQQPYSSYAGRGPYGGGPPPTRADSRSQQSQNRYGALDRSSNRRPPSGYGR
- the LOC101753124 gene encoding 5'-3' exoribonuclease 3 isoform X2, coding for MFDYIDRLFVMVRPRRLLYMAIDGVAPRAKMNQQRSRRFRAAKDAADAAAEEERLREEFEREGRKLPPKQQSQTCDSNVITPGTEFMAVLSVALQYYIHLRLNYDPGWKQIKVILSDANVPGEGEHKIMSYIRGQRNLSGFNPNTRHCLYGLDADLIMLALATHEVHFSILREVVYTPGQQDKCFLCGQVGHLAANCEGKVKRKAGEFDEKGDAIVPKKPYQFLNIWTLREYLEYEFRMPNPPFQIDFERIVDDFIFMCFFVGNDFLPHMPTLEIREGAINLLMAVYKKEFPSMGGYLTDSCTPDLNRVEHFIQAVGSYEDKIFQKRARLHQRQAERIKREKAQAKRGDDLDPHVRDDLIVPVQRFQGSRLASGAVPAPYEQNGSHKDNKEMNNRARKAARVSTSGSSIAAAIVEAENDLEAQERENKEELKSMLKDALREKSDIFNSENPEEDKVKLGEPGWRERYYEEKFGARTPEQIEEIRRDVVLKYTEGLCWVMHYYYEGVCSWQWFYPYHYAPFASDLRDLGQLGITFELGTPFKPFDQLMGVFPAASAHALPLQYRRLMMDPNSPIIDFYPTDFEVDMNGKRYSWQGIAKLPFIDEARLLAEIKKVEHTLTPEEARRNSVMFDMLFVNGSHPLSPYIYSLNSKFGHLPDKERNEIKEKLDPSASGGMNGYITLCSGDPCPPIFRSPVDGLEDIMDNQVICSIYKLPDHHKHIARPPAGVIIPKKTVEAGDLKPPPVLWHEDSGRRPHDNSNRHNPPGAISGRQLGEAAHRLVINSLNAHGRGQHNGPSMPYQTIMNGMHHLNVVHPIGNQGMPPRVEQSAGRPGWNVPRDGVPDGQIPAYASSGSGHYQYDRSGQYEQGNRGRQQNHPYARDGYHDARGRVPPAYGYQQTGGNMYSSQPVALPPGPGLYGQQPPSAYPGVRGGGYQPPPYGGAQQWQQQPYSSYAGRGPYGGGPPPTRADSRSQQSQNRYGALDRSSNRRPPSGYGR
- the LOC101753124 gene encoding 5'-3' exoribonuclease 3 isoform X3; translated protein: MSYIRGQRNLSGFNPNTRHCLYGLDADLIMLALATHEVHFSILREVVYTPGQQDKCFLCGQVGHLAANCEGKVKRKAGEFDEKGDAIVPKKPYQFLNIWTLREYLEYEFRMPNPPFQIDFERIVDDFIFMCFFVGNDFLPHMPTLEIREGAINLLMAVYKKEFPSMGGYLTDSCTPDLNRVEHFIQAVGSYEDKIFQKRARLHQRQAERIKREKAQAKRGDDLDPHVRDDLIVPVQRFQGSRLASGAVPAPYEQNGSHKDNKEMNNRARKAARVSTSGSSIAAAIVEAENDLEAQERENKEELKSMLKDALREKSDIFNSENPEEDKVKLGEPGWRERYYEEKFGARTPEQIEEIRRDVVLKYTEGLCWVMHYYYEGVCSWQWFYPYHYAPFASDLRDLGQLGITFELGTPFKPFDQLMGVFPAASAHALPLQYRRLMMDPNSPIIDFYPTDFEVDMNGKRYSWQGIAKLPFIDEARLLAEIKKVEHTLTPEEARRNSVMFDMLFVNGSHPLSPYIYSLNSKFGHLPDKERNEIKEKLDPSASGGMNGYITLCSGDPCPPIFRSPVDGLEDIMDNQVICSIYKLPDHHKHIARPPAGVIIPKKTVEAGDLKPPPVLWHEDSGRRPHDNSNRHNPPGAISGRQLGEAAHRLVINSLNAHGRGQHNGPSMPYQTIMNGMHHLNVVHPIGNQGMPPRVEQSAGRPGWNVPRDGVPDGQIPAYASSGSGHYQYDRSGQYEQGNRGRQQNHPYARDGYHDARGRVPPAYGYQQTGGNMYSSQPVALPPGPGLYGQQPPSAYPGVRGGGYQPPPYGGAQQWQQQPYSSYAGRGPYGGGPPPTRADSRSQQSQNRYGALDRSSNRRPPSGYGR